A single window of Nicotiana sylvestris chromosome 3, ASM39365v2, whole genome shotgun sequence DNA harbors:
- the LOC138888127 gene encoding uncharacterized protein, translated as MQGLGNQVSVAYKNLCLFPDVQLHVGFKMPKFDLYDGHGDPVAHLRGYCSKMRGSGGKDELLMAYFSQSLNGVALEWYTRQDASRWYTWDDMAQVFARHFQYNIDIVPDRLSLTKVEKKLSESFREYGFRWREQAARVNPLMEEDEMVKYFLQALEPTYYDHLISAIGKSFNDVVKMGEMVEEGLKSSKIMSYSAIKASTQAIQSGTGSLLGKKKEGRCRYGCLRIMAWPEGFTSSAYAQPPPYPQWRAPVLQNTYPAPQNAYPPPQPYQNPSGSNFRSRPEYRRERQQQKQTFTPLGEFYASLFQRLRWLDVLRPIESKIPNPHPMNLDYSLRCAYCSNASGHDIKKCWHLKRAIQELIDTNQIIVQSPDTPNINQNPLSAREEHI; from the exons atgcaagggttgggaaaccaggtgagtgtggcctataagaatttgtgtttgttccctgaTGTCCAACTGCAtgttgggttcaagatgcccaagtttgacttgtatgatggccatggggatcctgtagctcatctgagaggttattgcagtaaaatgagaggctccgggggaaaagacgaattactaatggcatacttcagccaaagtctgaaTGGGGTAGCTttggaatggtacacccgccaggacgctagcaggtggtacacatgggacgatatggctcaggTCTTCGCCcgtcactttcagtacaatatagacattgttccGGACCGCCTATCTTTGACCAAGGTGGAAAAGAAActcagtgaaagctttagagaatatggattccgatggagggagcaagctgcacgagtcaatcctctgatggaagaagacgagatggttaaatactttcttcaagccctGGAGCCTACTTACTATGACCACTTGATCTCAGCCattggtaagtctttcaatgatgtggtgaagatgggagaaatggtggaagaggggctcaagtcgagtaagatcatgagctattctgctatAAAAGCATCCACCCAGGCAATCCAGAGTGGTACCGGAAGTTTGCTAGGCAAGAAGAAGGAAGGAAGATGTCGCTATGGTTGTCTCCGGATCATGGCATGGCCAGAGGGGTTCACCTCATCA gcatatgctcaaccccctccttaCCCACAATGGCGTGCCCCAGTCCTACAGaatacctacccagctccacaaaatgcctatccacctccACAACCTTACCAAAACCCTAGTGGTTCAAATTTTCGATCAAGGCCAGAGTATAGAAGAGAGAGACAGCAGCAAAAACAAACTTTTACCCCGCTTGGAGAATTCTATGCTAGTTTGTTTCAAAGGTTAAGGTGGTTGGACGTCTTAAGGCCAATtgagtcaaagataccaaatccTCATCCAATGAACCTCGATTATTCCCTGAGGTGCGCCTATTGTTCTAATGCTTCAGGGCATGACATAAAGaagtgctggcatttgaaaagggCAATCCAGGAACTCATTGATACAAACCAAATTATAGTCCAAAGCCCAGACACGccgaacatcaaccaaaaccctttgTCAGCCCGTGAAGAGcacatatga